Part of the Bifidobacterium crudilactis genome is shown below.
CAGAACCTGGATGCCCATACGTCGGGCTTCGCCGAGGTAGAGAGCGGTCTTGTCCTTGTTCGTGCGTTCGTTCTGCAGCAGCGCCGCCATGAATTCCACTGGATAATGCGTTTTGAGATAGGCGGTCCAATAGGAAATCATGCCGTATGCGGCGGAGTGCGCCTTGTTGAAGGCGTAACCGGAGAAGGGCACCAGAATATCCCAGACGGCCTGTGCCGCCTGTTCCGAGTATCCATGCTCCTTCATTCCGGCGAAGAAGGGCACACGTTCCTTGGCCAGCACCTCGGGCTTCTTCTTACCCATCGCACGTCGCAGCACGTCTGCCTTGCCGAGAGAGTATCCGGCCAGGATTCGTGCTGCGGACTGCACCTGCTCCTGGTAGACGATCAGGCCGTAGGTCTCGTCAAGCACGTCCTTCAACGGTTCCGCCACCTCTGGATGGATGGGCTCAATCTTCTGCAGACCGTTCTTGCGCTTGGCGTAGTTGGTATGCGAGTTCATATCCATAGGTCCCGGGCGGTACAGAGCAATCAACGCGGAGATGTCGTTGAAGTTGTCGGGTCGCAAGGTCTTGAGCAGCGAGCGCATGCCATCGCCATCGAGCTGGAAGACGCCCAGGGTGTCTCCGCGCGACAGCAGCTGATAGGTTTCCCTGTCGTCCAGCGGTATCTGCTGAATGGTAATCGGCTCCTTGCCGTTGCGCTCGATGTTCTTGATGGTGTCACGGATAACCGTGAGATTGGAGAGCCCGAGGAAATCCATCTTGACCAGGCCCAGAGTTTCGCAAGTGTGGTATTCGAAGGTGGTCGTGACGGTGCCGTCATTGCGCTCCATCAACGGCGAGGTGTCGGTGATCGGGTTCGAGGCCATGATCGTCGCACAGGCATGCACTCCGGTCTGCCGAATCATGCCTTCGATGCCTTTGGCCTCTTCGGTGATGCGTTTCACGTCAGGGTCCGAGTCATATAGGTCGCGGAATTCTCGGGCTTCGGGATACCGTTTGGATGTGGCGTCGAAAATCTCCTTCAGACTCATATCCTTGCCGTTGACCGACGGCGGCAGCGCCTTGGTGACGCGGTCGCCCATCGAGAACTCGTAATCCATGATGCGCGCCGAGTCCTTCAAAGCCTGCTTGGTCTTGATCGTGCCATAGGTCACGCATTGCGCGACCTTGTCGCTGCCGTATTTTCTCGCCACATATCCGAGCACGCGCATACGGCCCTCGGGGTCGAAGTCCACATCGATATCAGGCAGCGAGACACGTTCCGGGTTCAGGAATCGTTCGAAAATCAGACCATGCTTAATCGGGTCCAGTTCGGTGATGCCCATCGCATAGGCCACCATCGACCCTGCGGCGGAACCACGACCAGGGCCTACCATGATGCCGTTCTCCTTGGCCCAGTTGATGTAATCGGCCACCACCAGGAAGTACCCGGCGAACTGCATCTGGCAAATCACGCCGCATTCGTAATCCGCCTGCTGCACGACGCTCTGAGGCACGCCGTCCGGATAGCGCTCCTCCAGCCCCTCCTCGACGAGGTGCAGGAAGAGCGAGGTCTCGTCCCATCCTTCCGGGCAATCGAAACGCGGCATGAACGCGCCATCCTCGTGATCGTCGAACATCACATTGCAACGTTCGGCTATATCCAGCGTATGGTCGCAGGCTTCGGGGAACTCCTTGAAGAGCTCGCGCATCTCCTGAGCCGATTTGATGTAGTATCCGCTGCCGTCGAATTTGAATCGTCCCGGCTCGTCCAGGCGTGAACCGGAATTGATGCACAGCAGAGCATCCTGAGCCGACGCATCCTGTTCGTGAACATAGTGGGAGTCGTTCGTGGCGAGCAGCGGCGCGTCAAGCTGCTTGGCCAGCCGCAGCAGGTCCTTGGTGACTCGACTTTCGATTTCCAGGCCGTGGTCCATCAGCTCGACATAGTAGTTCTCCTTGCCGAAGATGTCCTGGAACTCCGAAGCCGCACGCAGCGCCTCGTCGTACTGCCCAAGGCGCAGACGGGTCTGCACGATGCCCGAAGGGCATCCCGTGGTGGCGATAACACCTTTGGCA
Proteins encoded:
- the dnaE gene encoding DNA polymerase III subunit alpha produces the protein MTSSVDSSFVHLHTHTHYSMLDGASRIPDLVEQVKNLGQPAVAITDHGNMHGAYEMWSTAVRAGVKPIIGIEAYVTPETARQDRTRVRWGTEAQRSDDVSGGGFITHMTLLASNDEGLVNLMKASSIANLEGLVGKWPRMDKEVLSQHAKGVIATTGCPSGIVQTRLRLGQYDEALRAASEFQDIFGKENYYVELMDHGLEIESRVTKDLLRLAKQLDAPLLATNDSHYVHEQDASAQDALLCINSGSRLDEPGRFKFDGSGYYIKSAQEMRELFKEFPEACDHTLDIAERCNVMFDDHEDGAFMPRFDCPEGWDETSLFLHLVEEGLEERYPDGVPQSVVQQADYECGVICQMQFAGYFLVVADYINWAKENGIMVGPGRGSAAGSMVAYAMGITELDPIKHGLIFERFLNPERVSLPDIDVDFDPEGRMRVLGYVARKYGSDKVAQCVTYGTIKTKQALKDSARIMDYEFSMGDRVTKALPPSVNGKDMSLKEIFDATSKRYPEAREFRDLYDSDPDVKRITEEAKGIEGMIRQTGVHACATIMASNPITDTSPLMERNDGTVTTTFEYHTCETLGLVKMDFLGLSNLTVIRDTIKNIERNGKEPITIQQIPLDDRETYQLLSRGDTLGVFQLDGDGMRSLLKTLRPDNFNDISALIALYRPGPMDMNSHTNYAKRKNGLQKIEPIHPEVAEPLKDVLDETYGLIVYQEQVQSAARILAGYSLGKADVLRRAMGKKKPEVLAKERVPFFAGMKEHGYSEQAAQAVWDILVPFSGYAFNKAHSAAYGMISYWTAYLKTHYPVEFMAALLQNERTNKDKTALYLGEARRMGIQVLPPDVNESVSEYSAVGDVVRFGLGAIRNVGDKVVADIVSEREGAHGRYVNFVDFVRRVSLNVLNRRSLESLIKAGAFDAIDPNRRALYQIHEVAIDSLVPLKRKQAEGQFDLFADAGDDSADDAMGDAAVTVPDIDEWDKSTKLNFEREMLGLYVSDHPLSGMTSVLAGLRDMSIAQLIDRAKTMGDGQIITIAGLITGVDRRVSKKGNAWAIVTVEDLESSIQCMFFGKVYEANAMDLAVDTVVRIRGQIEVRDETVSMRATEMEKPTLESVDERPLVIALPPVALDTARMGQLSDILRSHPGYCEVKLLVPDAQGNATVMTFGDGFRIKRDTSLFAEIKTIFGPSCLTAA